A segment of the Neoarius graeffei isolate fNeoGra1 chromosome 5, fNeoGra1.pri, whole genome shotgun sequence genome:
atgggtcaaaaatgacccgcattcattttccatgttatttcatgctggctgagtttttctttgctctgtcttttgaaatcaatttattttatgattgaatattccaagtattctttaaatatcttgtttttaattaccaccaatcattaattgaattttttctttcctattttatgaacaaaaatactttttatattactacacatgggtcatccaagtgtgatttaaaattaaatgtcttaatactataataataatttgtttcaagtaattactttagcagtgaatggggccagttatttatttattaactatgtagttacagtagctaagccaactacaataaaattagctaactaaagtagaatatgtcaacagctcggtagctaatagtaattacttgtaactttctgacaagtaatctactcactctcaaggtaacctaaacataatccattttttttctaaggtaatgttagaacaattgaaaaacattacttacagtacatgtattagatgggcaaagggcgttgtgctgagctgtgaaatgtctgacacaagcacaattcacagttcccaccaaacgctgtagtaaatgcatgcgggtcgtttctgacccatgtgtgtaaacttgatgtagaattacaaaagctgtgcttgctcataacttaagaaaggaaaaataaaaatgatgatttgtgctaaacaaaaacaagatatttactgcatatttggaaaagtaaatgacaaaatgaatttatttcaaaagtatatcatagaaacactcagccatacatgaaataacctggaaaatgaatgcaggtcgtttttgacccatgttgtgcattagaagggtagtgatacaaaaaggggtttttattcaaaaagtaagaaaggaaaaaataaaataaggatgtatgatgatcaaaaacaagttaattaaggaataccttgaatactgaatgattgaattaatttattgcaaagatatagaagataaaaactcagccgggtcacttttgacccatgttttgcatcaaagggttaagtatGACATACTGAGTTCATGCTATGTTTTCTCTGAATACTAAACAGGTTAAACAGGAAAGCTGTTTTACTCAAATCTTAAAACTCTAAACTTAAAGCTCTGTCACTGTCCTTTTGTGTACTTTGTACTTTGATTGGACAATCTGTGCTTAGTATGTGCACTTGAAGTTTGTCCTCTAAAAAGGAATTTGGTGGGGGAGAATGATAGTCAATAATGCACCTCATTACGCCTGTGACTATATTTCAAATGTTCCTTCTAAGTCTCTGCTTACAGATGTGTCTACAAAATGGACTGAAAAATATCAACCCAAATGGAGAGCCACCTGACATGGGTGATAGGCTGTGTGAATCTTAACTCTGCTAGCACATTTCTATCAGCCTCTCATGTTTTTAGCTCTGTAAATATACACATTTCAAGTGCAGTAAAAGGGTCTAAAGTAAAATTTATCGAAAAGCTAATAAAGTTCTGCTTTCTTATTGCAAATTGATTTAACGTTATAGGGATGTGATGGTTCAATAACTTTGTTTCCTCTGTCTGTAGTTAAGCCAATGGAGTATAACAGCACAATCTCAAGAGTCTCTTAGTGCAGAGCTTCACTCAAACTCCCAGACGTTCTCCCTGCGCCAGGCCATCACTGGGCCTCAAACTCCAACACCACGGTCTTACAACTGCACCAATCGGACTTTGGACCCCTTTGTCCTGGAGCCACAGAAGCAAATAAAATTAGGTGATAGTAGAGAAAACAGGAGGCACAGCACTACACTGCCACTGCTAGAACAGTGGAAAAATGACCCTGATTTAAATTTTCTGTTCCAAGATGAGAATTCAAAGAGAAGGTGTACATCATTAGGTCCTCTGACAGAGTTAAGTACTTGTTCTCCTCACCATGACATTGAGAACATCAGTGAGAGACCACTCTTTGGTGCTTCCTCTACTGTTTCGGCATTCTTTCCTCCCGAAGGGTTTTATTATGAGCCTTACTATCGGTTTCCACATCCATCCAATTCTTTTAACAGGTCAGAAAAATCAGGTATGACTCTTTACACTCAGCCAGATGTTGAAAAGAGGTGCCTTGAGCCATCCTGGCACTTGACCGCTCCTTATATATAAGCTATATATAAATTAAGTAGTTATATGCAGCAGGCAACTTATGGCTAATACTAGAGTGTTAGCCATAAGCTGCCTGCTACATATAGCTACTTAATTTATATATAGAGTTTATTGTGATGCAGTGACTTTGTGTGTCATTacgagatgtttaaaaaaaattaaatagatGGAAAGAAATGTGTAATAGTGAAAATAACACTTTTCAGATGTGTACTTACTTTAACTCTGTAATTGCAGTTTGGGGTCAGACCAGAATTCTTCACCATAAAATTtgttaactgttaaatatcagacTGTGTAATTTCCTCTTACAGAAGTGTACTGCAAATTTTAATTTGCTCAAATGCATATATATTAATCTGACTAATAATtcttgggaagaaaaaaaaacccaccatttCAGTTTGACTGACATGTCACAATTATGTATTATTGTGATTTGGTCAGCATAACAGGATGGATGAACACGCCCAGTAGCAGTTGTGATGTGGAGAGTTTGttttctgtaggttttcctgccaGTAAGTCAGCCTTCTgtatgaggttttttttcttgtttttttttttgataattgACACAAGTGCATGTGCAATAATAATGCATATGTACTAAAGGTTGATGTAATCACATTCAAGCAAGAATACAAATTTGTAATAAAGCATCATTTTATTTACATATTCATTTCTTCATATCTTTTTGCTTGTGTGTGATTTCACTTATTTAACAGGATTTAGGCTATTTTCTTTCTGTTCATTGTTAAGTCTCATCACAGGTAAATCATCACTTAAGGAAAATGTAATTAATAATTGGTACTATCTGTTTGCAGTCTTGCATAAGCTTCTATTATTTCATGATTCTTTAGTAGGAAACAACTAGACATGAAGCATAAATTTGTTAGGGCATTAGGTATGATGTCTCATCATCCATTTGTGACTGGTTCATAATATATTCTCTTTGTCTTGCATCGTCTTTCTGCTGTCCATTCTCCTCCATCTTGTCATCATCTTGGCTTTGACTGTTGCTGCTCTTTAAAGCTCTCTTAAGCTGCTTCCAGAACAGCCCCTGTGCCTTGACGGGATCTGTGCAGTCCAGGCCTGGCCACTGTAGATAAGTCTTTTTCAACATGACCTTTCTCATCTGATGATAGGCAGAGAGCTGTCGCTTTTGGATGTGCTCCAAAAAGACAAGTAAGAGCACGTCCTGCATCTCATCAAAAAGACGGTAGCTGGCCAGTTGGATTTCCAGGGAGCACCACTCACTGCGGAGGAAGTTTTGGCTGACCACACATACAGTCTTGCGGCTGTTGTAAACCGCTGCCACAATGTTGTCGATGATGTTACGGCCTGGCTCAAAGTCCCGGTGGTGGAGGCAAAGTCGGAACCCACTGCCTTCAAGATTTGGGAGAAGATGCTCCATCACCCATTCCTCATCTGCCGAGTTGTAGGAGATGAAAGCGTCGTATAtgcatttttcttcctcttccCGAAGACGACGCCACTGCTCGCTAAACCAAGAGCGGAAGACGTAGTAGCCGTACTTAAATTTCCAGTAGAGCTTGACATGAAGTACTGGAATTATTGTTAGTAGCAATGTTACAGCATAAGTGGCGGCAAACAAATACTTTTCTAAATATGAACATACACGGGTGTCAAAGTTGTAAAAGTTTGCCCCTTTGACATCTGGACAGGTCAGGTTATAAAGATATACAACCTGTACTCTTTGGGTCTTGTATGTCCAGTTCTGGAGGTCGCGATTGGGACAGTTGCAGCTGAGAGGAGTATTTCTAACATCTAGATACTGTAGATTAGTCAGGTTTTCCAGCAAATCCACATCCATAGTCTGCATGACATTGCGGTTAAGATGCAATACTTTCAGTCCTGTCAGATTACCAAACACCTCTTTTGAGAATGACTCAATGCCCATGTTCTCAACCGTTAATTTCTCCAGCTTCTGAAGGTTTTTGAAAATTCCTGGCTTGAGTTTGGCCACGCCAACACATGAATCATCTAATGTTAAAAATTGTAAGTTTTTTAGGTCATCAAATATGTCAGTGCTGAGAAAAGATATATGATTGTTGCTGAGGTAAAGACTTCTTAGGGAAGTGAGACCACGAAAAAACGCAGGAGGTAATACAGTTATGCCATACGGCATCTGTCCATCTAACTTTAAGTCAGTCAGCTTTGTTAGGTTTAAAAATGGGGAGAATGCGCTTCTGTTTAAGTAATGGATGAAATTGCCCTGTAAATCTAGCACTTGCAGTGTGCGATGCAGGCTTCCAATCAGGTGACTGTCAATTTGTGTTAGACGATTGCGGTCTAAGTAAAGATTATTCAAGCTGACCAGCCCTTCAAATGCTAGAGGTGTTAAATGTGTTATCTTGTTCCCACCTAAATCTAAAATGTTCAGCTTATTGAGAAAGTAGAAGGTATTGTTAAAGATGACAGAAATTTGGTTATTGCGCAAATTAAGTATCTGAAGATTGTGAAGGTCCTGAAAGCTCTCGTTATATAGATCAGTCAGAAGGTTGTTGTCCAGACGGAGTGTAACAAGGTCTTTAAGGCCATTTAGTGCTTTGGGATCCAAGTAGGCAATTATGTTTATATTTAGTTGAAGAGTTGTAAGTTTTGGTGTATGGCTGAAGGCAAAGGAATTTACTTCAAGAAT
Coding sequences within it:
- the tlr21 gene encoding toll-like receptor 21; translated protein: MASYRNQALISVTITALMFQFSMSYSFSNCIEHPDSNHTIFKCIQRKARRVTDIVNDIPDSATNISIFQDELVKIPSQSFSHLPKLSVLLLSNNRIRYIDKDAFANLQYLHTLNLSNNDIVYLNSSIFRELQNLSILILTGNKLTNIPLDLFSGLSKLEILNLNRNQLRNFSSVVHSISNLKGLKKLDISFNRLITLRHSASLPQSLSHLYLGNNMLTTLECRNDFLSSVKVLDLSYNRGLTTQAFFGLNLSSLTYLRLHSTNISIMTLLNHTNVRPWYVDFSGLGLTEPQMLVSLCKQLSHYPKKNIGKMYLTSNGLTNLNNNTLSDCPTITKVLDLSSNHLKNINCLQFLEGQKYLVNLKAEHNHFAKLISCNNHSKFLHLKELSYRYNRILEVNSFAFSHTPKLTTLQLNINIIAYLDPKALNGLKDLVTLRLDNNLLTDLYNESFQDLHNLQILNLRNNQISVIFNNTFYFLNKLNILDLGGNKITHLTPLAFEGLVSLNNLYLDRNRLTQIDSHLIGSLHRTLQVLDLQGNFIHYLNRSAFSPFLNLTKLTDLKLDGQMPYGITVLPPAFFRGLTSLRSLYLSNNHISFLSTDIFDDLKNLQFLTLDDSCVGVAKLKPGIFKNLQKLEKLTVENMGIESFSKEVFGNLTGLKVLHLNRNVMQTMDVDLLENLTNLQYLDVRNTPLSCNCPNRDLQNWTYKTQRVQVVYLYNLTCPDVKGANFYNFDTRVCSYLEKYLFAATYAVTLLLTIIPVLHVKLYWKFKYGYYVFRSWFSEQWRRLREEEEKCIYDAFISYNSADEEWVMEHLLPNLEGSGFRLCLHHRDFEPGRNIIDNIVAAVYNSRKTVCVVSQNFLRSEWCSLEIQLASYRLFDEMQDVLLLVFLEHIQKRQLSAYHQMRKVMLKKTYLQWPGLDCTDPVKAQGLFWKQLKRALKSSNSQSQDDDKMEENGQQKDDARQREYIMNQSQMDDETSYLMP